The genomic window agaatacaaggtgaagttcaaaataaacaagactagcgtcatacaaatatttttgatggccccatctttttaatgagttagcgCGTTAGAAGTtactgacttccagtgaaagcttggtgacattcggttcagtggaagcgaagttattgcgtctaaagtgtcagtatgtttgtgtcaccggtacaaaaatgagtttcgaacaaagagataacatcaaattttgttttaacatcggtaaaacgtttaacaaaacatttgaattgatcattgtctatctcgtgccagagttcatgagttgTTTTCACCTTTCAGagattgtgaggacataaatgacaatgaacatacgggccgccgaaaactccatcgaaattgtttgtaaatttatcaaaaatgcacCGAAATCATCTTTGAAATTCATTTAATCATAGAAAGTCGCATACgactccaaaacatcgatttatctcattttaactgatcatttaggcttacgaaaggtctgtgcacgtttcgttccgcacaagttaactgaggaccgaaaattgctcagaattcaacattcgaaagacctcattaaagaggcgagaagagATTGTAACTAGTAATGAAAcggtggtgtttccaacatctGAAACTAACCGTCAGAGTGCCGAATGGAACATCCCCAGACGAGGCACCACCTACAAAATCATGTTTggagaaatcaaaaatcaagtccgatgctaatttgtttttacgattccaaaggagttcgtgccaatgggccaaaccgtcaatgtattttctatcttggcgttttgaagcgtttgttgcatcgcattcgtcgaattcgccctgaatatcgcgaaggaggaagctggcgcttatagtatgataatgcaccatctcctcgatccactcttgtgaatgattttttgactagaaatcgcattttaaccatcaatcactcaccgtattcgcctgatatggcttcccTGTGAATTTtatctattcggaaaattgcatttggccatgaaagaaaaacgttttgctgAACAACTTTCAACCTCGATGACTCAACGTTTGGCGGATTTCACATAAAGACTTTCATTTACATCcttacaaaattcaattaacaCAAGAATTAAAACCAACAGATTATTATAATGGCAGAAATTTCGTGAACATGATGCTTGGTTTTGACGCAAAATCATCTTTaatgatgaagctcatttcacaTTGAATGGATTTGTCAGCACACACAATTTCCGAACTGGGGAGAAGAAAACCCTCGagtatatttagaaaaatcatTACATTACATCATTAAcagtatatttttgtttacggATGTACGTTGCCcgcgaaattcaaaaatcactTTACTTGAACACACCTCTTATGAAGTATATGTAGCGcatttttcattgtaaaacaaaaaaacatctgTAGGCGGAACTGCCGAATTCCTATTACTTatgaatgcaattttttgtatgtgAAATATTTGACTTTGCTCAAATATATATTCtaccacttcaaaaaaaaaatacaaggtggcgcaaaattactcatccaattttatattgagtaactttttcactaaaaaagagaaaaatattttgggtAACGGAAATCTTACTTGTATGCTTGTagactgcagctgtctagttcagaagtgtcaaatatgattgacgtacgacgtcaattgcaaaaattataaatcttccgaaagggtgtttaattttgctcAAGATTAATATGCGATTTCTTGAATGTCCAAGAATGACATATTTAGAATTCCTAAAATGTTCATATTTGGCTCTACTCAATGCGGAGGAGTTGGGTGTCTGTAATTCCAAATTCATGTCTTTgtgtcatttttgaaatttcgcccTCATCTAAATATAAGACACGCGGCGAAGCACGCCAAGTATTagttaataactaaaaaaatattaaataatttctagttcactttaaaaatttacacGGTACTCATTCCATAACTCACTTAACATCCCTTGACGTGCAAATAGGAATTTATCATTCTAAATGAACTAGCGCTGTCATTATTATCAACCATTTTTGCCTGCAGTTGCATaatcaatagaaaattaaaaaaaaataatttcaaaatgctTAGAATATAGCTGACATAAGCAACTGGCGTGTGCtattttgttgcttttctttaattgttttccCTTCTATTCTTGCCACCCAAAGAAGATTTAAAGGCTCGCcgcttaaacattttatttgccaACAGATACAATGTCTCTGTAGTTGTTGTTATACTGCAACCCATAAATTTAAACTACGAAACAATTTACTAATTGCAAgttattttcgtttttgcttGACTAAGTTCTGTTTGTTCCTTCATTGGAGGCGGTCAAGTGCGTCGGCGATGAGTCGTACGTCAATTGCGCTGGTTATTTATAAACGTATTTTTAAACCAAATGATACAAAATGTCACTAACGTCTTATTTCCGTCAGCAATCAAGAATACAAACGAATTTTGTCTGAGCTTATGGCGCTTTGGCGAATAGCTTCTCTGTTTGCTTAACAGACCGCCCACTTGGCAATTCAGGAAAAGTTGAATTATATCGataccaattaaattttatagctCGTCTCCTGCATTcagatatttgtaaatattatttgtaaaatttgtttatacttgcatatgtatatatggttgcaagactggcacttcaaccatttcacctgcattatatgtgtgtatgtatgtaaataaatttgttccaTGTCTTATTTCTTTCTAGAACCGCCGGTACAGTTGGTGCTGTCGTCACTTGTCCTTTAGAAGTGGTTAAAACACGTTTACAGAGTTCAACTGCTTTTCTCGGGCCGACACGCCTCGAACCACCAGGCTCCACAAATGGCTCCAGCGAATTGCTTCGACCCGAACAGCGACGTAAATTGAGCACAACCATTTTGCGTAAGAGGTCACAGCCACAGGTGATTGGGGGTGTGCGTAGGGTAGTACCAATTttataatcatttttatttctcaaaaataaattaaaaagtagttTTCTAACTGTTAATAATATTTGAATTGCATTGCTTTTACTCTCTATAGATAATGGCTATCTCACATTGCGGCATCTCATCCACCTCCACAAAGTCAGTGAGTATCGTGCAGTGTTTAAGGTAAGTAGTGAAAgttaaattatacaataaaaacacaatACCATAAAAGGGTTAATAGGGATGACATGTTTATATTGTTTGAATTCTAAGACAAAAGAAATGTCAGCGGTTGTCTTCATATTTCGCATAattagtgcccatttacacgaggagacatctggaagggaaacattttgttcgggggtgaaggacggccgcggaagagagaagggaatttgtctcctgtactggcgacacgctttgtgcttcttattcgcatttccaatcttaaagcaattttttacagttgcttcattcgttttcttcttttgtggaagaaagttctaagttatgtgttggttttcaatcaaacggaagataacaacgatgacaaacatacgaacgctgcttgggaaatgcacgattatttttgctagtaaagtaggtataatttaaaatagttatgggacatgcttatgttgatttctaatttttctccgcatttctagatactcaagttaattttacatatgaagtatttttaatttaattttttttattcaagtataagaatttataaatatatttcaacaaaaaaaaacaacaaattatttattatttaaccagtttgcatttttcattcatatatttaagaaactgttgtcgaacgctctctgctttacatgtgagcgcgtgctagaatacatccgaaccagacgatgctaaagtattaaatgtcaaaatgttgccgaaaacaattttgcccgtgtggccgcgaatgagacatgaaaagagaatttccagtgtctcccttccagatgtctcctcgtgtaaatcgggtcttaAATAGACAAgaaatcaaggcgaatctattaaaggtggtatcggtagatcggctgatttgttttttttttgccgtgtCCATGTGACTGTCAGCCtaaaatgaaacaaggcgaattcattatttgttttctactttgccaatactttacTTTGACAATCaagcgtacaaaacattgttgttggtctagtgccaacacctttaatgaatgcgctttGTAAGAAATATGTTGGTTATAATGGAAAAAACGGGACGGTGTATAGTGCAACAAAACGGAAGAAGATTAAGCCAATTATAATAGCACGTTCCCTACCGCCACTGGTTTAGAATTAAAGTTAAAGGAGTTATTCGCTGAAAATAcgtatttaatacaaaaaatgtgtacCGAAGAAGAAAAGTTAATCTACAGTCTGTCTAACAGAAGCGTGACCGCCAtaacttagaaactatttgaccaaGAAACTTACTTACTTAACGTACTTATATAGTCATCTCCATTAGATATAATGGCTGCACATCTTTGGGtcatattttgtgttaatttctgcagTAATTGGCTCTAAATAAGCCGAGTTTACCTTGATAACTACTTGGCTGTCCATATTTGTTTCCCTTTGAGTTTTAACCATTACTattgcccaaacattttcaatagaatTGCCATCAGGCGACTGGGAAGGCCAATCGAACATTTCAATCCCATTCACCCTACACACCTGCGGCTTCTCGATGCTTGAGATTGttgtcttcttgtaaaatccaaaGTCGGCTAGTTCTGCCAAACACCTTTGCAGCTGACGGCAATAATGTTTTTAGGtaaatttcattcattaaaactgcattcaagttggcggtaaatacaaatacacaaaattctttTTCGGAGAAACAGTCCCAAACATGAGCCTTAGCTGGACgcttaacagttcgttgaagttgtctATTATCAGCAGTACATCTGGATCGACGTATGCCCATGTGCCCAAAAGGAAGATTCATCGGGAATATTACGTTTGCGCCAATCCGTTCTGCATTTGCCTTAGCCcaaccaagttttttttttcaatgtgtgataatgagagcagtggttttttcaatgtgctccggAATTTTTGGTCTTCTGGACGTAAACGTCCTCGAATCGTGTCTTGTTTTTGGATACATTAATACCACTTTTCCTTGAAACTGCTTCAGCTTTACGCAACGATAAGTTCGACTTTGTACAAGCAAATCAATGATCTGCTGGTCTAGATTTAGagaggttgttttttttttgcctcgtCCGGGGaattcgaaacgattttaacttCCGTATACCGCTGCATCCATTTATAATCATAtagcttcttcaaatattttgctgcagatacacttgacatttttgaaactttagggTGTGTACACTGTTCAAATACACACAATACACActgcttcaaatatttttttatactcggacctcattttataaaaacaacgtgtctctaagtttgaattttacCGGTCACGCTTCCAATAAACAGACTTCGTGttcgtttcaaaaaatttaatgtacGAATAAACGAACTTAAAGgatattatatgcatatatgataTATACGAATAAACGCGAGCGCCGCTGGTTTGCCGGCAACTAATTGTCAAATTGTCGTAAGAAGTCTGTAGAATCTaacagaaacaaatttttaccaCTCACGCCGTTCCGCCTCATTATAACCAACCATTCGCATTAATTTTACGTGCAATAGCTAATTAAGTGACAATTCACTTCGGTGTCTTTTGTCTCGTTCCCTCTATTGCATTTCACTATGCATTTAGAACCGATTGGGCATATCTTAAGATAATTGAATAATTCATTTGTTTGATCtttagttacaaaaaaaaaacatgtcttCGCTATTTGGCAACCATATAATATTCAagtggttttatttattatgataaaattttatatatttcatttaatttttgtatattttttttcaggCACATAGTACAAAATGAAGGTCCACGCGCCCTTTTCAAAGGCCTGGGGCCGAATCTCATTGGCGTAGCGCCCTCCCGAGCGATATATTTTTGCACCTACTCACAAACGAagaatttcttaaataatttaagGTGTGTTTAcaaagctaaaaatattttatgcacaAATAAAATGGGTTTCTATTTTCAGCTTTATACCGCTTTTGTAGAGGTTTCCTTTATTATGAAAAGTGTCACATTtctctataaaatttttttaacactatTCTAAAAGAGAAGAAGCGCACAAAGTAATCTGAATGCATAACTGGCCTAAATAATTGCTACTGagtgaaaaaaaatactatataaaaaatcattaaaaaaaatatgcaaaagagCTTGTGATAACACAGGCTAATGCTCAGGTACCTGTATTTTCAAATAGCATTTTATGCGTTCAATTTTAAGAATACTATCATcgctttttgcttttgttaaacTGAAATGTAATCGAtgccatttcttttttttaattatttataacgtGGCCAACAACTAAATTCAATGGAACTACCTGCTTTATGGTATACGGttataaagggtccgccatataactttacggaattaaaaatgctataaaaaagaaactactcaatatttttccaaacagtttttttttattttgaagtatgatccttccggttaatgatggaacacaacttcattcatatcgctgcctcggctagccatgcaccatcccatacgatcggtccaatttttcaacacattttcgattgtaagcggctgtatttcagctatgacatcgcgtatgttggtcttcagtgcatcaattgttgctggtttgttggcataacactggtctttgacggcacttcaaagataataatccaacggcgtcaaatcgcatcTCCGAGGCGGCATACccaggtctttacgcaaaattcgtctcaatgatgtctccgaaatgtccaattgttgagaacgacggtgaactgatgttcctggtgattcacgaacactctcggccacagcagcaatattttcgggtgtacgcactgtttttggtcggtcacgcgttggtttgtcaataagcaacccagtttctcttacttttttcgcaaagtaacgcacatacggttcattcggtgcttttcttcttcccattgccttacgtaattttcgtacacattctgcaacattaccataattttcaaagtaatgtcgcaatatttcccagcgttcctTAAGCGTATatacaaccattttcgttcagtggaagaataaaactaattttctgtcaaatcagatgacagctaagtgttaccattcttcaaataatacctagttcaaatccgtaacgatagatggcgggccctgtatatgtAGAACAAAATTTAGAAGAACTTAAATATTGATCTTATTTATACCCCGTCACACAGTGGTCCTACCAGAAGGCGTtggcggacaaaattcaaaaactcatttaattaagctgaaaatatatatttaggggttttaaggatcagtgatgacgaatctgaccttagttttagcaaattttaaattcattgaatactataaatacatttttacttccgtaattagctggtgagttcatttttacattttttacgacCCCAGAGAGTACCACGTGGAGGTTTACGGTAAGGTTATTCTctccgcattttttttttgtttttagatttttttaatttttaattttttttttaaatttttttttttaatttttaaattttttttttatttttaatttttaatttttttgttttgttttagttgtCTCTTAATGCTGATGGGGTCTGTGATGTCGTTTTCtgtcttttacacaaaattgcatAAGCCATATTTAACGTTTTGCCTGTGGGTAAATGCACAAaagctacattatttttaatttgcgcaactttgcgcaacaggtttcagtttgagatcatagctgaaatatgtgGCTACATCACTCATGTTGATTTCAAGTGGACCGGTGTGGACCAttcgaaaaaatgatttttaaaaacaaaaattttgaaatttcaaaaaaaaaattggattttgtaccacaacttaagagaattattactgtttccgttaatatattcaattatctttgtttttttcaatatttggttaacaatcaaatggtaatatttatttgcagacatgaaaatgaaactcttgtatgaagtacgatttgcatacaatttcatgtttaaagttaaaaaactacaatgaaaaattttttaaattaagtaatattttcaggaaatctgccttgaatatttaagaaaacatctgcattatcaaatttttatttcaaaaatgttgcaaaattgaattttgtccggcCGCCGGACCACTGTGCGTCAGTAAAGTAACCTCCATAATGCCATcgctaaagatatttttttatctaaagtaaattttcaacTGCTgaacttaggttaggttaggttaaaatgggcacacttggacgaagaagtcAAATTCATGTTTTGTGATGCCATTGCAAAGAAAGTAAGGTGGAGAAAACTAATAGATTCATCAGGTTTCTAATATGAaagcctgctatatcagcaagcGTAGCGAAGAAATGATAGCCAAGATGTCAAACCAGTTTGTTCCATCAGACCAGAACTCCATAcaacaaaattggctttataatggtattatagagccaaaTCACAACTCAAGGGGAGGgcccccatcttttgccaatagcGCACATGTTTTCATACAAGTCTATTTCTGGCTTCCTTGtcctctcctcaatgttgggcttccacgttagcTTTCTGTCAAGGATCAGATGTTGGTATTTCACCTTGTCACCTCACCTTTCGCCTTGTGCATCACCGTTTCTTTATTCTTTGTGGTGAAACAGTAGCAGCCAGCCATGTAACCTTGGTAATGCCACTTCCTTCACAGTCATAATAAAAAACTGTCACAacaaaaacagtgtttgccggcaGCTCCCATAGATGGGGCATTTCGCCGAACTGgtcgaatataaaaatttgctttcaattttttgCTCAAATGTCCAAGCAACAAGCATTCCAAAGCAAAGCACTGGTGCTCTGAGTTTCACTCCGCCTATGGAAGCTTCCACTGGTCGTGCAATTATTTCTTCACGAAGCTTGTATGCTAATTAAGAAAGCTTCAGAACAATGGATTAGAAGACGttctaagaattttttaatttatatgaagTTTTCGTTGTCTACAAAACTCTCCGCCTTTAGTGAGTATTTGGCGTAAACACGGATAACAAAAAATTCCAACAATTTTATTTGACGCTTTTCAATTTGATTCCAATGCAGTAAGACTTTgtagtttattttctttttcaattgctGTTGATTACATTATctcttccaaataaaaaaaaaactggccttatatttataatttttaataattctttacTTCCAGCTTCATGCAAACCGAATCACCGCAGGTGCACATACTAAGTGCCGCCAGCGCTGGTTTCGTCTCGTCTTCACTAACAAATCCCATTTGGTTTGTGAAGACGCGCCTACAGCTAGACTATAATTCCAAAGTGCAAATGACCGTGCGAGAATGCATCAATCGGGTTTATGCGCAAGGCGGGATCGCCGCATTCTACAAAGGCATCACAGCCAGCTACTTCGGCATCTGTGAGACAATGATACATTTTGTCATTTACGAGTTTATCAAATCGAAATTGGTGAGTGAactaatgtgaaaaaaaaatgaaaaagtgctTAACAAAACTGCACATATAACGAACTTTACACTTGCAGATTGAAATGCACAACACACGTCACGAGGATGCCAAATCATCAAAAGATTTTCTGGAATTTATGATGGCAGGCGCCGTTTCAAAGACTGTTGCTTCTTGTATTGCATATCCGCACGAGGTGGCGCGTACAAGACTGCGTGAGGAgggtaataaatataatacatttttccaAACGTTGCGAACCGTCTGGAAAGAGGAAGGACGAGCTGGACTTTATAGGTGCGTACTATGTAGAAATATTAATCTCAGCTAAATGCAGAACGTAAGTGTAAATAGAGAAAGTATGTGAAAGAGTTGCGCTTTTATTGTAATCAAAGTGTACAGTTGTTGTTCTCATTGCTTGTggattttataaacaaaattttccacaaattgaCCTCGACCACTGATTGTATTAattgaaagcgaaaaaaaaagaaaaaaagtgataTTCCTGCCGGCGACTGAATGCGTTTCGATCTTTCACATGCTCTCTTGTGTACATTGTGCTATgacattacatatttacatatgcttATACCTACAACAATACTTGAACTCTCCTATTTGGACATTTGTGCGCGTCGTTGtgtctatttttattttgtttatctcAATAAAAAACACCGATGTCTATTCGTATATACACAATCGTGCATAGAAGCGCATATTTCACACCgtctgtcaaaagcttttgttGGTCCCCTTGCTGATTTATTTGCTTAGTTTTTTTGTTCTCGATGACGCACTAAAATATTTGAGTGCAAAAaaagttcactttttttttttttttttttttatatatttccttttttgttaaTCGTGATTGCTAAGTTGTTAGAGTAATGGTTAAGTGGTATATTTATTAACCACTCATGGGCAGTGGCGACAGGAGTGAgagttttggtaaaaatttgtgCGCAATTTAGTTTCAATCgaatgatttttatttgtttattaaatctGCAAACAACATATAAATttagattaatttaaatttctttcgcaTTTCAATGTCTATAGTAATTGACAAATGTATCGGTGTTTTCTAGATCGACATAGCAATTTAATGTATAGATTAATTTAGATATggggggggttggacaagtccaagcactcagttagGAAGGCCATTGCATTATACCTGGATAGATTACTGTGGAAGGAATAGAGAGTCATAGATACAGTATGGATGGTAAGACTGGAAAATTGGCTTGAGGTCACTCCTTCGCGAATCTGTTGGATCCAtagatgaatcttaagagatccggaagaggaagagtatgaactttatccatacccAGTACATCGCAACCCaacagcctaagtctgattctagaaaacaccggacagctacagagaaaatgttctgcAGTGTCCTCATTCTCACGGCAAAATAGTCGTATTATGTCGACAATGATTCCCGTGGTagcaatttaatatataaaaaaattctgctgTTTTTTATGATCTTACAATGCCAAAACGTTATTCAAActaccatttttttatcatgGTGCAGGTTACGAACGAGCACCATGGGGTCATAACTTTAAGCGTGTTTACCTGCTTGAAATTGAGCATTCTTACTTCAAGAAGGAAGTCACTTGATTATTTGAAGTACCAAAACCTTTTTATTAGAAGAGCTCAGCAAAAATATTCGTTGGGAAATTTGTGTCAAAGCACCCACAGTTATGTGTGGTGAATTTTCTGCAAAGATTTGATAGTTTAAAACGTCGCCCGAAGCTAAGGTCAACAATGCACTAGGTGGTGGATGCAATTTCGGCAATTTAATTCTACAATTCTCGCAGCACATTCCTGCTGATTCAGTGTTGAACTTAAGCAAATAGCAATGCGCACACACCTCATCCATTTGTCCTATGTTTACTCTGGGATGCAAACTGTAGGAATTGTTAACATTAGAATGAAATGCAGTAAGATTCAAAGCACTGTTTGTCAAGGTCGAGTAGCTCGTGAACGTTCGTGCTCAAATTCTGGCTGTGTGTTGATCCTCTGACTTAGCTGCATGTGATCGGGAAGGACGCAACCGTTCTATTTCTATTATTGCTGTATGTTGTTTCTGAGACTCTGATGCACGCAGTTGCGCAACTCGAAGTCGATCTGCTTCATTACTAAATTCTCGTTCctagtttttttgaaatgttcgaTTTCTCTTATTTCTACGCACTGTACGTTTGCgaggcatattttttaatacaatatacataaatgtacgtatgtagattCACTTCaaacgattttttcttaataaaatgacTAAGTTCTTCCAGTACTTCCG from Anastrepha ludens isolate Willacy chromosome 5, idAnaLude1.1, whole genome shotgun sequence includes these protein-coding regions:
- the LOC128865076 gene encoding mitochondrial carrier protein Rim2 isoform X2, coding for MSQNQRDTLIHLVAGGTAGTVGAVVTCPLEVVKTRLQSSTAFLGPTRLEPPGSTNGSSELLRPEQRRKLSTTILRKRSQPQIMAISHCGISSTSTKSVSIVQCLRHIVQNEGPRALFKGLGPNLIGVAPSRAIYFCTYSQTKNFLNNLSFMQTESPQVHILSAASAGFVSSSLTNPIWFVKTRLQLDYNSKVQMTVRECINRVYAQGGIAAFYKGITASYFGICETMIHFVIYEFIKSKLIEMHNTRHEDAKSSKDFLEFMMAGAVSKTVASCIAYPHEVARTRLREEGNKYNTFFQTLRTVWKEEGRAGLYRGLATQLVRQIPNTAIMMATYEAVVYVLTRRFNNKSNEFYDF
- the LOC128865076 gene encoding mitochondrial carrier protein Rim2 isoform X1, which translates into the protein MSQNQRDTLIHLVAGGTAGTVGAVVTCPLEVVKTRLQSSTAFLGPTRLEPPGSTNGSSELLRPEQRRKLSTTILRKRSQPQVIGGVRRIMAISHCGISSTSTKSVSIVQCLRHIVQNEGPRALFKGLGPNLIGVAPSRAIYFCTYSQTKNFLNNLSFMQTESPQVHILSAASAGFVSSSLTNPIWFVKTRLQLDYNSKVQMTVRECINRVYAQGGIAAFYKGITASYFGICETMIHFVIYEFIKSKLIEMHNTRHEDAKSSKDFLEFMMAGAVSKTVASCIAYPHEVARTRLREEGNKYNTFFQTLRTVWKEEGRAGLYRGLATQLVRQIPNTAIMMATYEAVVYVLTRRFNNKSNEFYDF